The following proteins are encoded in a genomic region of Pyricularia oryzae 70-15 chromosome 6, whole genome shotgun sequence:
- a CDS encoding uridine kinase — protein MAKSPEPNDTITTRYHYSPPWADLSIIGVAGSSGSGKSSISDAIVRKLNLPWVVILSMDSFYKSLDAESSKKAFANEYDFDAPDAIDFDALVNLLRDLKAGKRAEIPVYSFVKHQRMEETTSIYSPHVLILEGIFALYDPRVLDLLDMRIFCEEDADVCLTRRIIRDVRDRGRDVEGIIKQWLAFVKPNFVKFVDPQRKVADIIVPRGVENKVAITMMVQYIEQKLLEKSKQHRAALSRLQLESLEIPLSSKVIFIEQTPQLRGIDTILHDIDTTSEDFIFYFDRLSALLIELALNHVRFESTAITTPQGYTYNGLRRAQGDVSAIVLERGGAALEVGLKRVIPDCKTGHIVIESNVRTGEPELKYQKLPRDIQTHGSVLLLDCHMSSGGSALMAVQVLLDHGVTQDRIVLATYSAGRMGLHRLTTVFPDITVVACKLVQDIEERWIEKRYFRC, from the exons ATGGCCAAATCACCTGAACCCAATGACACCATCACGACAAGGTACCACTATTCCCCGCCATGGGCCGATTTGAGCATCATTGGGGTTGCTGGCAGCTCCGGCTCAGGCAAATCTAGCATTTCAGATGCGATTGTTAGAAAGCTTAACCTGCCGTGGGTTGTCATCCTTTCAATG GACTCCTTCTATAAAAGTCTCGACGCCGAATCTTCCAAAAAAGCATTCGCAAATGAGTATGACTTTGACGCGCCCGATGCCATTGACTTTGACGCTCTTGTCAATCTATTACGTGATCTGAAGGCTGG CAAGCGAGCAGAAATACCCGTGTATTCATTCGTGAAACATCAGCGCATGGAGGAGACCACCTCAATCTACTCCCCCCACGTCCTAATCCTTGAGGGCATTTTTGCCCTGTATGACCCTAGAGTGCTGGACCTTTTGGATATGAGA ATTTTCTGCGAAGAAGACGCAGATGTGTGCCTCACCCGTCGTA TTATCCGAGACGTTCGAGACAGAGGGCGAGATGTAGAAGGCATCATCAAACAGTGGCTGGCCTTCGTGAAGCCAAACTTTGTCAAG TTCGTGGATCCGCAAAGAAAAGTGGCGGATATTATCGTTCCTCGCGGCGTTGAGAACAAGGTTGCTATAA CCATGATGGTTCAGTACATTGAGCAAAAGCTACTGGAGAAGTCCAAACAGCATCGAGCAGCCCTGAGCAGACTACAGCTGGAGTCTTTGGAGATACCGCTGTCCAGCAAGGTCATCTTTATTGAGCAGACCCCGCAGCTGCGCGGCATAGATACTATTTTGCACGACATAGACACTACCAGCGAGGACTTTATCTTCTATTTTGATCGACTTTCCGCCCTTCTCATTGAACT AGCCCTCAACCATGTCAGGTTCGAGTCGACCGCGATCACCACCCCTCAGGGCTACACTTACAATGGCCTCCGCCGCGCACAGGGCGACGTCTCTGCAATTGTGTTGGAGCGCGGCGGTGCCGCACTCGAGGTGGGACTCAAGCGCGTGATTCCTGACTGCAAGACGGGCCACATCGTGATCGAGTCCAACGTCAGAACGGGCGAGCCCGAGCTCAAGTACCAGAAGCTGCCGCGCGACATTCAGACCCACGGGAGCGTGCTTCTGCTCGACTGCCACATGTCATCGGGCGGGTCCGCCCTGATGGCGGTCCAGGTCCTGCTGGACCATGGGGTGACGCAGGATCGCATCGTCCTGGCGACCTACTCGGCTGGCCGCATGGGCCTGCATCGGCTGACGACCGTGTTTCCGGACATCACGGTTGTGGCATGCAAGCTTGTGCAGGACATCGAGGAACGCTGGATCGAGAAGAGATACTTCAGGTGCTGA
- a CDS encoding mitochondrial F1F0 ATP synthase subunit F, producing the protein MSHVTRRALSTLIPPKVASPNAIGAAPDAVRMKRVVNFYSKLPRGAAPEQKATGILGRYQAKHFGKNPTAKPIIHAIAFILAVGYAQNYYFHLRHHKNNPH; encoded by the exons ATGAGCCACGTTACTCGCCGAGCGCTTTCAACGCTCATTCCTCCCAAG GTTGCCTCGCCGAAC GCTATCGGCGCTGCCCCTGATGCCGTCCGCATGAAGCGCGTCGTCAACTTCTACTCGAAGCTTCCCAGGGGTGCCGCTCCAGAGCAGAAGGCCACCGGCATCCTCGGCCGCTACCAGGCCAAGCACTTTGGCAAGAACCCAACCGCTAAGC CTATCATTCATGCCATTGCCTTCATTCTCGCTGTCGGCTACGCTCAGAACTACTACTTCCACCTCC GCCACCACAAGAACAACCCCCACTAA
- a CDS encoding CTLH domain-containing protein → MPRSTTQGRDSLEPEALTPDLAPVFRQFLYEHFRSWRADGSSPTPTLGAARADSSDVMASTTSTATPIKHSFDARVSAVRSPKSDINAVILDYLTMEGYPKAAANFAKEANIPAQQDVVSIIARREIQNQIHQGQISDAIDGLNDLDPEILGNDPKLHFELLRLQLVELIRTSGHGDIERVIKFAQEQLAPRAPANEKFIKELERTMSLLFFDKNDLPENLRHLLNPDLRRQVAEMVNKAVLELQTQRREAAIRNLVRLRTWAESTARQRKVELPAHIALGFRVEKDGRDMTDDHGADHDPELMVT, encoded by the exons ATGCCACGGTCAACCACGCAGGGTCGCGACAGTCTTGAGCCTGAGGCTCTTACTCCAGACCTCGCACCAGTCTTCAGGCAATTTCTCTACGAACACTTTCGTAGTTGGCGAGCGGACGGATCCTCACCTACTCCAACATTGGGCGCAGCTCGCGCCGATAGCTCGGACGTAATG GCTTCCACTACTTCCACAGCCACGCCCATAAAACATTCCTTCGATGCGAGGGTTTCTGCCGTTCGATCGCCTAAGAG TGACATCAATGCTGTTATCCTTGACTATCTGACCATGGAAGGATACCCCAAGGCTGCAGCAAATTTTGCAAAAGAAGCAAATATCCCTGCCCAACAGGACGTGGTCTCTATCATAGCACGCCGTGAGATTCAGAACCAGATCCATCAGGGCCAAATTTCAGATGCGATTGACGGTCTGAATGATCTTGACCCAGAG ATCCTGGGAAATGACCCTAAGCTGCATTTTGAACTCCTCCGTCTTCAGCTGGTTGAGCTCATCAGGACCAGCGGCCATGGTGACATTGAAAGGGTTATCAAGTTTGCACAGGAGCAACTCGCTCCCCGCGCGCCTGCCAATGAAAAATTTATAAAAGAGCTGGAGAGAACCATGTCGCTGCTGTTCTTCGATAAGAACGATCTACCGGAAAACCTCCGACACCTGCTCAATCCTGATTTGAGGAGACAAGTTGCCGAGATGGTCAATAAGGCCGTTTTGGAGTTGCAGACTCAAAGAAGAGAGGCGGCAATACGTAACCTTGTACGATTACGAACCTGGGCTGAGAGCACAGCTAGGCAACGCAAGGTTGAGTTGCCTGCTCACATCGCCCTTGGCTTTCGAGTCGAGAAGGACGGCAGAGACATGACTGATGACCATGGCGCTGACCACGATCCCGAGCTGATGGTGACATAG